The region CCGGACGAGGTCTCTACCCAGACGATCTCGACGGTCGAGGCAATTGATTTTGTGTATGCGAAGGAGCTGAACTGCACGATCCGGCAGGTATCTCGCGCGCAGTTGGATGGCGCGGTCGTGCATGCGCGGGTTGCTCCCATGCTGGTTCCGTTGACCTCGCCGATGGCGTGGTCTCACGGTACCCAGAACATGGTGGTAACCAGCGGGAACTACGGCGGTGACGTGGTGTTCTCCGGCCACGGAGCCGGAGGCGAGCCGACGGCCGTCGCTGTTGTATCGGACCTGCTGGCCGTCTCGCAGGGGGCGAAGGCCGTCGAACTTCCGGTGCGCAAACGGCAGGTAACGGGCGAGTTTCTTGCACCGCACTATCTGCGGTTTGTGGTGGATGACAAGCCAGGCATTGTCTCATCGATTGCCGGCGCCCTGGCGAAAGTGGGAGCCAACATCGATTCGCTATTGCAGAGGCCGGGATATCCGAAGCACAGGCTTCCATTTGTGGTGACGACCGAGCCATGCGCGACGGGGGTGATCGACAAGGCGATCAGTTCGATTGCGAAGCTGGACTGCATGCTGGAGCGTCCGTTGACCCTGCAGATGCTGGTGCCGGACGACAAAGTCGAGTAGGGGCTGAGTGTGCGGTTCGGCTCGATGGCGAGGTTGTGGCGGCATCGGCAAAATACAGGGATTCATCGCTCAGAATGACGGCCTTTTAAAAAGGCCGTTTCTACAGTGCTTTACTTGTGATTTGATCTTCGGGGAGACAGTGTGAACCGTCGTACTTTTTTGCGTACTGCAAATCTTGCTGCAGTGTCTGCCATGGTGTCGGGATGTGCGGGGAAGAAACCTTCCGTGTTCAATCCTGCGATGAACCAGGCTGCTTTGGCGCCTGTCAATCTGCCGGAGAACGCATGCCACATTCCTCCAGTCCACGTCTCTGAGGACCGCGTGATCCGCTCGGTAGTGGGTCTGCGTCCGCATCGCCCTTCCGGGTTCAGGATAGAGCGTGAGCAGGTAGGCGATACCGTGGTGGTCCACAACTATGGCCACGGTGGCGGTGGAATTACGCTGAGCTGGGGAACGGCGAAGCTGGCGACCGATCTGGGGCTGCAGGGACATACGGGGCCCGTGGCGGTGCTGGGGTGTGGCGTAATCGGACTGACGACAGCGCGTATGGTGCAGGATGCCGGATTTCCGGTGACCATCTATACCAAAGCGATGCCGCCGGATACAACTTCGAACATCGCAGGCGGGCAGTGGTATCCGGCGATGGTTTACGACGATGCAGACAAGGTCACTGCGAGCTTTACCGATCAGTTTCTCGCGGCGGCGAAGTTCGCTTACGAGCGCTACCAGATCATGACCGATCCGCGCTATGGCGTTCGCTGGATGAGGAACTATTCCATCTCGCGCACTCCTTTCCAGCCGAACCGTGGATCAGACAGACCGAGGATTGTGAGTGGTCTCGATCCTCTGCTGCCGGAGCGCCACCTGCTGAGACAGGAAGAGAATCCGTTCCGTATTGGTTACGCATCGCAATACGATGGCATGATCATGGAGCCGCCGCTGCTGTTGAATGCATTGATCACGGACTTTCGCATCGCGGGCGGCAAGGTCGTAGGGCGCGAGCTGAAATCTCCCGCAGAGGTGCAGTCTCTCAAGGAGAAGCTGGTATTCAACTGCACGGGACTAGGGGCGAAGGCGCTCTTCGATGACAAGGAGATGATTCCGGTTCGTGGACAGCTTACCTTCCTGCTGCCGCAACCGGAGGTGACCTACGCGGCGTTGTTTGAGGATATCTATATGTTCTCGCGCCGAGACGGGATCCTGCTGGGAGGAACTCACCAGGCAGGGAACTGGTCGCTGGAGGTCGATCAGGCTACCGTAAAGGAGAAACTGGCCGCGCATGCGGAGCTGTTCAGGTCTATGAAGCCCTGCTGAGGGGGAATTCTGAAGGGACTTGGAGTCGTCATTCTGAGCGGAGCGAAGAATCCCTGTATTTCGATTGCAGCTGCGATACAGTCAATTCAATGCCACCAGAACAAGGTTATGTCTACATTCTGGCCAATGGGTATAAAAGGCTTTATACCGGCGTGACAAGCAGCCTTGCTCAAAGAATCCGAGAGCACAAAGGACAAATTCATCCTGAATCTTTCACGGCTCGCTTCAACATCGACCGGCTTGTTTATTACGAGTGCTATGAGAGCATCTCAAGAGCGATTGCGCGGGAGAAAGAGATTAAGGGAATGCTGCGGGTGAAGAAGATTCAGTTGATTGTCGGATTGAATCCCGATTGGAAGGATTTGAGTCTTGAGTGGGGAAGGGAGATCGATCCCTTTGATGAGGCGAAGATGGCACCGCCTCGAACATTTGGCTCTTAATCGGGCGGGCTTGCAGCTACGGGCAAAATACAGGGATTCTTCGCTTCGCTCAGAATGACCGCTTAAGAGCGAGAAGCCGGACCATTTGGCCCGGCTTCTCACTGTTTACAAGTGCGTAGCGGTTTAGTACTTCGGCATCGTGGGGTCGATCTTTTCGGCCCAGGCCAGGATGCCCCCAGTCAGGTTGTGAACATTGGTGAACCCCGCTGCCTTCAGCGCGAGTGCGGCCTTCTGGCTGCGGGCTCCGGAGCGGCAGTGGACGATCACCTCGTCGTTCTTGTGCCCGGCAATCTCGGCGATGCGCGACTCGATGGAGCCGACCGGGATCAGCGGAGCGCCAAGGTTGGCGATTGGGTATTCGTGCGGCTCGCGAACGTCGAGTACGAAGATGTTCTCCTTCGCATCGAGCTTCCGCTTCAGCTCTTCGACGGAGATCTGCGGGATTCCATCGACCACCGGAGCATCGGCAACCGCCTTGTCGCGTGAGACCTCAAGAGGGCCTACGGAGGTAGGTTTCTCGATGCCGCAGAACTGGTCATAGTCGATCAGCTCAGTGACCGTGGGATGGGTGCCGCAGACCGGGCAGTCAGGATTCTTGCGCAGCTTGAGCGTACGGAAGTTCATGCCGAGCGCATCGACGAGCAGGAGGCGGCCGATCAGCGGCTCCCCAAGTCCGAGGATGAGCTTGATTGTCTCGGTGGCCTGTATCACGCCCAGCAAGCCAGGCAGAATACCGAGCACGCCGCCTTCAGCGCACGAGGGAACGAGTCCGGGTGGTGGAGGCTCCGGGTAGAGGCAGCGATAGCACGGTCCCTGCTCCGTGCCGAAGACGGAGGCCTGACCCTCGAAGCGATAGATCGAGGCGTAGGCGTTAGGCTTCTTCAGTAGAACGCAGGCGTCGTTGACGAGGTAGCGCGTCTGGAAGTTATCTGTGCCGTCGGCGATGACGTCATAGTCCTTGAGGATCTCCAGAGCATTAGCCGAGGTCAGCATCGTGTTGTGCTTGATGATGTTGACGTTCTTGTTCAGGTCCTTGAGCATCTGCTCGGCGGAATCGACCTTGAGCATGCCGACGGTGGACTGCGAGTGGATGATCTGGCGCTGCAGGTTGGACTCATCGACGACGTCGAAGTCGATCAGGCCGATGGTTCCCACTCCTGCTGCAGCGAGATAGAGTGCCATGGGAGCGCCCAGGCCCCCGGTGCCGACGCAGAGGACTTTAGCGGCTTTTAGCTTCTGCTGGCCCTCCATGCCAACCTCGGGAAGGATGAGGTGGCGGGAGTAGCGGGCGATCTCTTCGTTGGAGAGCTTGGGGAGCTGGATGGCTTCTTCGATGGCTGTTGGCATGGTTTTCCTTCGGTATCGCTTAATTCTAGATGCTTTTACGGCTGGAAGGGCTCAAACGAGCCTTTCCATGGCATAAGTTGCCGTCTTCCAGGTGATTGTGGCGAGCTTTGGCATCCTGCAAAGAAATACAGGGATTCTTCGCCTTCGGCTCAGAATGACGACTCTGATTTGGTGTGGGGAGGATCTAGAGGCGGGAACAACAGCTACAACAGGGAAGGATGCGGTCAGAACCGCCGGCGATGGAGGGGATGATGGTCAGCTCATCGTTCGCAGCGACAGAAGTCGATTCTTTTTCAGGAAGATAGCGCAGGTCCTCGTCGTTGACATAAACGTTGACGAAGGAGCGCAGTTTGCCGTCGCTGTTGAAGAGCTGCTGCTGCAGCGCGGGGTACTGCGAGGTGAGGTTGGTAAACACCTCGGCAACGGTGGACCCGGAAACGGCTACCGTCTCAGCTCCGGAGGTGAAGCTGCGGAGCGGCGTTGGGATGTGAATGTTCATTCCTGACCTTTCTGTGCAGATGCATGTTCAACCACGTCGATTTCGACCGGCTGATCTTCGAACTTCTTGTCTTCCTCGTTGGTTCCGGTGAGGAGAAAAGAATTGGTAATGGTGGCGTTGCCCTTTTCGACCGCAGTAATGACATAGGAGCAGGCGATCCAGTGGGCTTCGGCAAAGTCCGTTTCGGACCACTGCGCTGGATGATCCGGGTGCGAGTGATAGAAGCCGACAATGTCCAGGCCCAACCCGCGTGCCTGTCGTTGAATCTTTACCAGCTCCTGTGGGGCGATGTTGTATCGGTTATGCGCAGAATCGGTGCGAGTATTGCCGGCGCGAACGATCTGGCGTACGAAGTTTCCCTGCTCGTTGGATTTTCCGAGAAGCACGCCGCAGCACTCATGCGGATAGGTCTCCTCACCGTGGGCGCGCATCGCGTCGTAGTCTTTGTAATGAATGTGAAGCATCTCTGTTAGTCCTGCTCCTGCCAGAAGCGATCGCTCATGTATTTTTCTGCTGAATCGGGGAGGATGGTGACGATGACGGCCTCACGTCCGGCGTTTGCCTCCTGTTTAGCCACCTGAACCGCGCTTGCGACCGCAGCCGCGGCAGAGATGCCCACCAGAAGTCCATGCTGTCGCCCGAGTGTGCGGGCAAAGCGGTAGGCGACTTCGGTGTCCATGTCGATATTGGCATCCGCCAGGCCGGGATCGTAGATACGCGGCACGATGGCAGTCGCCATGTGCTTGAGACCCTCAAGGCCGTTGAAGGCGGAGTCAGGCTGCATGGAGATGCAGCGGACTTCGGGATTCAGCTCCTTCAATCTGCGGCTCGTTCCCATGAAGGTTCCTGAGGTCCCCAGACCTGCGATGAAGTGTGTGACCTGCCCCTCGGTCTGCTGCCAGATCTCGTTGGCTGTCGTGCGATAGTGGGCGCGCCAGTTCTCGTCGTTGGAGTACTGATCGGCGTAGTAATAGAGGTCAGGTTCGCTGGCAGCCAGCTCGCGTGCCTTGCGGATGGCTCCATCGGAGCCGTCTGCCGGGCTGGTCCAGACGATATTCGCACCGTAGGCCGCAAGATATTTTTTTCGTTCCGGCGACACGTTGGACGGCATGCAAAGCGTGACCGGAAACTGCAGCGCTGCGCCGAGCATGGCGTAGGCGATGCCGGTGTTTCCGCTGGTTGCGTCCAGAAGTCCCTTACCGTTCCCCAGCAGGCCGCGTTTGAGCGCGTCGGCAACGATGGCAGAGGCCGCGCGGTCCTTTACGGATCCTCCGGGGTTGGTCCACTCCGCCTTGCCGAGAATCTGGATTCCGGCGGCGGACTCTCCCAGATGGGTGATAAGGCCGTCGAGACGGACCAGTGGCGTGTTGCCGATGCGTTCCAGGATGGTCGAGCCGAGTAATTTGACAGTGGTGATCATGGTTTCCCGGTATCGACATCCGCGGATTGAAGCGTGCCCGCGGATATGCGACAGTTAACTTTGAGTCTAAATGATGGCACTTACGACAAAAAAGTCCCCGCGGCGAAGCTTCAACGATGTCCTCTCTGTCCTTGGCAGTCAACGATTTGATGTTGCTCCCGCACAGGATGGTGCAAAGCGAACCCCTAACGCCTTTCAGGTTAGGAAATACGGATGCGCCGCAGAGATTGCTGCTGCTCCGGACGGCACGCCGGAAATTCTGGCGCGTCCCGGAATTCTGCTGAACGGCGAGATCGCCCGTCTGCTGGACCGCGGGTATCAGAAGTTCTTCAAGACCAGCAAGGTCGAGATTCCGGCTACCGCAGATCACCTGCGCTCGCTGCATGAGTTCAGCGAGGAGCTGAAAAAAGCGATTGGGGCTGCCAATCTCTACAACGAGTCCCTGGGGACGACCAGCGATCTCTATCAGTACGATCGCGTCAAAGGCCGCGCGTAGGCGTTGGCGGTGCCGCATGTCCACCTCGTGTGGATGTCTGTGGCGGGGACGGGCAAATACAGGGATTCTTCGGCTTCGCCTCAGAAGGACGGCTTGTTGGGTTGGAGTCAGCGCCTGCGACTCTGCTCGCGCTGCAGCTCTCGATAAGCTTCACTCTTTCCGATTCCGCGCTCGCGGGCTATGCGCTTGAGTGCATCCTTCTCCGATAAAGATTCTGACTGCATCAGTGCATCGACCTCGACTGCAATGCTGCGTGTTGGCACGGCAGTCTCCTGCGGGGATGGGGAGAAGAGGAGAACCATCTCACCCCGTACGGAAGGGCGTTCGGCTAACTGCTTATGGACTTCGCTGACCGTGCCACGGAGAAATTCTTCGTGCAGTTTGGTTAGCTCGCGGGCAATGACGACGGGCTGGGTTGCACCGAAGACCGCCTCCAGATCGCTCAGTGTGTCCAGAATGCGATGTGGAGCCTCGTAAAACAGATGAGTTTCCTGGCCACGGGGAACCTGCTCCAGCGCCGTGCGGCGCTGGCCTTCCTTGGCGGGAAGAAAGCCGTGAAACGTGAAGCTCTCGGTCGACAGGCCGCTGGCGATAAGCGCGTTGACGGCAGCGTTTGCACCGGGGACAGGAAAGACCGGAATGCCTGCGGCGATGGCGGCACGGACCAGCTCGTGACCGGGGTCGGCTATCCCCGGCGTTCCCGCATCGGAGACGACGGCGATGCGCGAGCCTTCCTCGAGTTGTGTCATCAGCTCCTGCGCTCGCAAGCCTTCGTTGTACAGGTGGTAGCTCACAGTCGGGGTTGCGATGCCGAAGTGATTGAGCAGCTTCTGGGTCTGCCGGGTATCCTCACAGGCGATGCGGTCCGCCGAGCGGAGGATGCGCAGCGCCCGCAGCGTAATGTCTTCGAGATTCCCGATCGGTGTCGCCACCAGATAGAGTCCCGGCGCGAGTGGAGGATACTGATCGGAATGCGAGGAGATAGCGTTCATCATTTGCAGAGAAGAATTTTTTAGGGCTCGCTAATCCTGCCGCTGATCCTGCTGGAACAGACGCCGCCGTGCGCTCAACAGACCGATGGAGTGGGCGAGGTTCTGCGGCGTAATGATGCCGACGATCCGGTTTCCCTCGGTCACAGGGACAAGCTGAGCTCCCTTGCCTCCCATAATGCGCCGCAGTGTCTTGACGAGCGAGTCGTCGGGTTGCGCCACCTGGAAGGACTTGCTCATGACGCCCTGCACATAACCATTGCCCTCCGCCTGCAGGGCCTCAACGATTCCCTGGCGAGAGACCGCGCCTACAAGATTGCTTCCACGGACGACGGGGAAGACATCCTGAAGGGTGTGGACAGAACGCTGCAGAGCCTCCTCCAGCGTGTCCGAGGCTGACAGCGTACTGAAGTCCGTCAGCATGACGTCGCGCATCAGCACAGGGTCGTTATCGGAACTCAACAGGATGTTTGAATCGTCCATGTGAGCCCCGATAAAGACGAAGGCGCCGATCATGATCAGCCACATGTTGGGCAGGATGCAGCCTGCAATCGCCAGCAGAACTCCGATGATCTGGCCCAGTCCAGCTGCAGCGCGCGAGCCCTTCAACAGGCCGTGGTTGCGGGCAAACTCCCCGCGAAAGATACGTCCGCCATCCAGCGGAGCCGCGGGTAGAAGATTCACCGCTGCAAGAAGAAGGTTGATCCATACAAGCGCGCGGATCAGATGCGCCGGCGTAAGCCAGGGACGCTCCATCAGGTTGATCTCGGGCGCGACGGTAAGAATGACGGCGGCGAGAAAGAGTCCAAAGAGGACGTTCGTGATAGGCCCAATCAACCCCAGCCTCTTTCCCACTTCGGGCGTCCCCGCATGGTCGGTCGCCTCAGGAGTCGCATACTGCTGCAGGCCTCCAGTGGGAAGCAGAAGAACGCTGCGGAGATCCAGGTTGTACCACGCTGCTGCAATGGCACGCGCAACCTCCCGCACGATGACGGCGAGCAGCAGGATCAGCCAGAGTCCGAATCCGCGCGTCCCGGTCGAGCCTGAGACCGAGGAGTAGCTGATGGCAAGGCCCAGCAACAGGAGGAAGAAGGTATGGATTCGTATTTCCACACCGAGAAGCCTGCCGATCGGAAAGGACCACGCGCGCATGCTTATCATTGTATGCGCTGGCTTTTGCAAAGGGGTGATACGTGCGCGTTATTGCAGGAAGGTTCCGGTCTCGCCCTCTCAGCGCACCCAGGGGTCTGAAGACCCGCCCCACCAGCGACCGGTTACGAGAGACGCTCTTCAATGTGCTCTCTCAAAGGATCGCGGGAGCACGCTTCGTCGATCTCTATGCAGGCTCCGGAGCCGTCGGGATTGAGGCGCTCAGCCGCGATGCCGAATTTGTCTGGTTTGCGGAGAGCGCTGCGCCTGCGATCAGGATCATTCGTGAGAACCTTGCATCGCTCGAGATCGCAGATGGCTATCAGATCGAAGCCAAAGGCGCTATGCCGCTGTTGGATATGCTTGCGCGCACCAGTGCTACGGTTGATCTGATCTTTCTCGATCCGCCTTACGAGGAGGAGAAGGAGTATAGCCGGGTGCTCAACTACCTGGGGGAGAAAGGCGCGCGCATTCTCGCCGAAGATGCGCGCGTGATTGCAGAGCATCGCGCGAAGTCTGAGCTGGCGGAGAGCTATGGCGAGCTGGAGCGTGTCCGGGTGCTGAAACAGGGCGATGCGGCGCTTAGTTTTTATGCGAAAAAGCCGCAGGACTAGGATGGTCGTCATTCTGAGCGAAGCGAAGAATCTCTGTATTTTGCCCATCGAGCCGATAATGCGTCGGGCAAACTAAGAGGATCTACACGTTCAAGCCACTGCATTCTTAGCGAGAACTGCTCTAAACGACTCCGCCGCCCTGATGCTTGCCGTTCCGGAGATCTACCGTAAAAGGCGCGTCCCGATCCGTGAACATGTTCCAGCCGGTTCCGTGCAGCGTATCGTCGTCGATTCCAGTGATGCGAATCCCCTCCCAGCTCAGCCGTTCGGTCTTCCATGCCTCGCCGCCGCCTCCCCATGCATAGAGATTGTGAAAGCCCACAAATACGAGAAGGTTGTGCGATGGAACTGCGAGGATCTGGACTACGGGCTTTAACGGGACGTGCGTGGATCGCTCCGGATGCGCGATGTCGATCACATACGCGTAGCCTCCTGCCACAGCACATAACTCATCCGGATTGGGACAGGCATACACGCCTGTCGGCATCGATGGATCGGTAAATCCGAGAGCGCAGGTCGCGAGAAACGATCCACCCGTTGCAGGCCGGACCATCAGCAGAAGCGCTCCGCGAGCCAGCGTGTCTTCTTCGCCCGCGACCTGTCTTGGGTAAGTGAACTGACGCGCCGGTGCGATCATGGGAGGTGCCTTGAGGATCTCAACAGACCACGTCTGCGGAAACGATGAGAGGGATGCTTCGAGGGTGCTCATCGGGTCGCATCCAGTGCCTGAGAGATGTCCTCCAGCAGGTCTTCGATATCCTCACACCCTGCGCTGAGGCGGATGAATCCCGCCGCAATCTTGTCGCCTCCCCAGCGCGCGCGGCGCTCTGCCGACGAAGTTACGCCCCCAAAGCTGGTGGCGTCGCTGAGCAGTTGCGACTGCTTCATGAACGTCTCTGCCGCCGCCTTATCTCGCAGCACAAAGCTGAGGACCGGGCCGAAGAAGCGCATCTGCCTGCGCGCAATGTCATGACCGGGATGTGAAGGCAGACCGGGGTAGAGGACCTGTTCGACCTCGGAGCGGGTCAGCAGATACTCAGCGATACGTTGCGCATTCTGGCAGGCTCGCTCCAGCCGAAGCGGGAGTGTGGCAATCGAGCGCAGCGCAAGCCATGCCTCCATCGGCCCCAGGACGCCACCGGTCAGCGTGCGCCACTGGTCGATCTTCTGGCGCAGTTCAAGGTCACGCACAGCGACATGACCCACCAGGATGTCGCTGTGGCCCGTCATCGCCTTCGTATCGGAGGCGACCGAGAAGTCTGCTCCCA is a window of Edaphobacter sp. 12200R-103 DNA encoding:
- a CDS encoding CBS domain-containing protein — translated: MRAWSFPIGRLLGVEIRIHTFFLLLLGLAISYSSVSGSTGTRGFGLWLILLLAVIVREVARAIAAAWYNLDLRSVLLLPTGGLQQYATPEATDHAGTPEVGKRLGLIGPITNVLFGLFLAAVILTVAPEINLMERPWLTPAHLIRALVWINLLLAAVNLLPAAPLDGGRIFRGEFARNHGLLKGSRAAAGLGQIIGVLLAIAGCILPNMWLIMIGAFVFIGAHMDDSNILLSSDNDPVLMRDVMLTDFSTLSASDTLEEALQRSVHTLQDVFPVVRGSNLVGAVSRQGIVEALQAEGNGYVQGVMSKSFQVAQPDDSLVKTLRRIMGGKGAQLVPVTEGNRIVGIITPQNLAHSIGLLSARRRLFQQDQRQD
- a CDS encoding FAD-dependent oxidoreductase — encoded protein: MNQAALAPVNLPENACHIPPVHVSEDRVIRSVVGLRPHRPSGFRIEREQVGDTVVVHNYGHGGGGITLSWGTAKLATDLGLQGHTGPVAVLGCGVIGLTTARMVQDAGFPVTIYTKAMPPDTTSNIAGGQWYPAMVYDDADKVTASFTDQFLAAAKFAYERYQIMTDPRYGVRWMRNYSISRTPFQPNRGSDRPRIVSGLDPLLPERHLLRQEENPFRIGYASQYDGMIMEPPLLLNALITDFRIAGGKVVGRELKSPAEVQSLKEKLVFNCTGLGAKALFDDKEMIPVRGQLTFLLPQPEVTYAALFEDIYMFSRRDGILLGGTHQAGNWSLEVDQATVKEKLAAHAELFRSMKPC
- a CDS encoding Mov34/MPN/PAD-1 family protein, translating into MLHIHYKDYDAMRAHGEETYPHECCGVLLGKSNEQGNFVRQIVRAGNTRTDSAHNRYNIAPQELVKIQRQARGLGLDIVGFYHSHPDHPAQWSETDFAEAHWIACSYVITAVEKGNATITNSFLLTGTNEEDKKFEDQPVEIDVVEHASAQKGQE
- a CDS encoding GIY-YIG nuclease family protein — encoded protein: MPPEQGYVYILANGYKRLYTGVTSSLAQRIREHKGQIHPESFTARFNIDRLVYYECYESISRAIAREKEIKGMLRVKKIQLIVGLNPDWKDLSLEWGREIDPFDEAKMAPPRTFGS
- the rsmD gene encoding 16S rRNA (guanine(966)-N(2))-methyltransferase RsmD encodes the protein MRVIAGRFRSRPLSAPRGLKTRPTSDRLRETLFNVLSQRIAGARFVDLYAGSGAVGIEALSRDAEFVWFAESAAPAIRIIRENLASLEIADGYQIEAKGAMPLLDMLARTSATVDLIFLDPPYEEEKEYSRVLNYLGEKGARILAEDARVIAEHRAKSELAESYGELERVRVLKQGDAALSFYAKKPQD
- a CDS encoding PLP-dependent cysteine synthase family protein, which produces MITTVKLLGSTILERIGNTPLVRLDGLITHLGESAAGIQILGKAEWTNPGGSVKDRAASAIVADALKRGLLGNGKGLLDATSGNTGIAYAMLGAALQFPVTLCMPSNVSPERKKYLAAYGANIVWTSPADGSDGAIRKARELAASEPDLYYYADQYSNDENWRAHYRTTANEIWQQTEGQVTHFIAGLGTSGTFMGTSRRLKELNPEVRCISMQPDSAFNGLEGLKHMATAIVPRIYDPGLADANIDMDTEVAYRFARTLGRQHGLLVGISAAAAVASAVQVAKQEANAGREAVIVTILPDSAEKYMSDRFWQEQD
- the rsmI gene encoding 16S rRNA (cytidine(1402)-2'-O)-methyltransferase, whose product is MMNAISSHSDQYPPLAPGLYLVATPIGNLEDITLRALRILRSADRIACEDTRQTQKLLNHFGIATPTVSYHLYNEGLRAQELMTQLEEGSRIAVVSDAGTPGIADPGHELVRAAIAAGIPVFPVPGANAAVNALIASGLSTESFTFHGFLPAKEGQRRTALEQVPRGQETHLFYEAPHRILDTLSDLEAVFGATQPVVIARELTKLHEEFLRGTVSEVHKQLAERPSVRGEMVLLFSPSPQETAVPTRSIAVEVDALMQSESLSEKDALKRIARERGIGKSEAYRELQREQSRRR
- a CDS encoding cystathionine gamma-lyase; translated protein: MREATKVIRSTLNKPAAGEPLHPGPVFAAPYYAPGDPASIPYTYARSHNPTWTHLEKAIGQMESSEDYRASALVFASGMAACSAVFGAVLRPGDAVVLPSNAYFAARVLAQEYFAKMGVEVRLAPTANNAQAEQLEGAKLLWIETPSNPTMDVCDIAALCQAAHRTGALVAVDNTTPTPLGQLPLALGADFSVASDTKAMTGHSDILVGHVAVRDLELRQKIDQWRTLTGGVLGPMEAWLALRSIATLPLRLERACQNAQRIAEYLLTRSEVEQVLYPGLPSHPGHDIARRQMRFFGPVLSFVLRDKAAAETFMKQSQLLSDATSFGGVTSSAERRARWGGDKIAAGFIRLSAGCEDIEDLLEDISQALDATR
- a CDS encoding MoaD/ThiS family protein, with amino-acid sequence MNIHIPTPLRSFTSGAETVAVSGSTVAEVFTNLTSQYPALQQQLFNSDGKLRSFVNVYVNDEDLRYLPEKESTSVAANDELTIIPSIAGGSDRILPCCSCCSRL
- the moeB gene encoding molybdopterin-synthase adenylyltransferase MoeB, producing the protein MPTAIEEAIQLPKLSNEEIARYSRHLILPEVGMEGQQKLKAAKVLCVGTGGLGAPMALYLAAAGVGTIGLIDFDVVDESNLQRQIIHSQSTVGMLKVDSAEQMLKDLNKNVNIIKHNTMLTSANALEILKDYDVIADGTDNFQTRYLVNDACVLLKKPNAYASIYRFEGQASVFGTEQGPCYRCLYPEPPPPGLVPSCAEGGVLGILPGLLGVIQATETIKLILGLGEPLIGRLLLVDALGMNFRTLKLRKNPDCPVCGTHPTVTELIDYDQFCGIEKPTSVGPLEVSRDKAVADAPVVDGIPQISVEELKRKLDAKENIFVLDVREPHEYPIANLGAPLIPVGSIESRIAEIAGHKNDEVIVHCRSGARSQKAALALKAAGFTNVHNLTGGILAWAEKIDPTMPKY